A genomic segment from Oncorhynchus clarkii lewisi isolate Uvic-CL-2024 chromosome 12, UVic_Ocla_1.0, whole genome shotgun sequence encodes:
- the LOC139421803 gene encoding uncharacterized protein: MAREPTPTGYQNSQPPQGIQTANPHRISKQPTPTGYPNSQPPQDIQTANPHTISKQPTPTGYSNSQPPQGIHTANLHRHHNPPLDKAPQHHYRPLDKAPKHHNPPLDKAPQHHYPALDKVPKHHYPPLDKPPSITTLPWTSPPSIITLPWTRPPSITTPPLDKLSQHHYPPLDKPPKHHYPPLDKVPKHHYPPLDKHHYPPLDKPPKHHYPPLDKVPKHHYPPLDKVPKHHYPPLDKTHSITTLPWTSPPSITTPPLDKAPQHHYPPLDKLSQHHYPPLDKLSQHHYPPLDKPPTTELYVPRV; encoded by the exons ATGGCCAGAGAGCCAACCCCCACAGGATATCAAAACAGCCAACCTCCACAGGGTATCCAAACAGCCAACCCCCACAGGATATCCAAACAGCCAACCCCCACAGGATATCCAAACAGCCAACCCCCACAGGATATCCAAACAGCCAACCCCCACACGATATCCAAACAGCCAACCCCCACAGGATATTCAAACAGCCAACCTCCACAGGGTATCCACACAGCCAACCTCCACAGG CATCACAACCCTCCCCTGGACAAGGCCCCCCAGCATCACTACCGTCCCCTGGACAAGGCCCCCAAGCATCACAACCCTCCCCTGGACAAGGCCCCCCAGCATCACTATCCTGCCCTGGACAAGGTCCCCAAGCATCACTACCCTCCCCTGGACAAACCCCCCAGCATCACTACCCTCCCCTGGACAAGCCCCCCAAGCATCATTACCCTCCCCTGGACAAG GCCCCCAAGCATCACTACCCCTCCCCTGGACAAGCTCTCCCAGCATCACTACCCTCCCCTGGACAAGCCCCCCAAGCATCACTACCCTCCCCTGGACAAGGTCCCCAAGCATCACTACCCTCCTCTGGACAAG CATCACTACCCTCCCCTGGACAAGCCCCCCAAGCATCACTACCCTCCCCTGGACAAGGTCCCCAAGCATCACTACCCTCCTCTGGACAAGGTCCCCAAGCATCACTACCCTCCCCTGGACAAGACCCACAGCATCACTACCCTCCCCTGGACAAGCCCCCCAAGCATCACTACCCCTCCCCTGGACAAGGCCCCCCAGCATCACTACCCTCCCCTGGACAAGCTCTCCCAGCATCACTACCCTCCCCTGGACAAGCTCTCCCAGCATCACTACCCTCCCCTGGACAAGCCCCCTACCACAGAGCTTTATGTTCCAAGGGTTTAA
- the LOC139421804 gene encoding uncharacterized protein → MKNRVSGNRSQHSYTHPASTHPPSLHHPPTQPPPTQPPPPTHSASLHHPPSQPPPPTQPPQPTHSASLLHPPSQPASSTHPASTTHPPTQPASTTQPANLLHPPTQPPPPTQQASSTHTASLLHPPTHPASLHHPTSTTHPASTTHPPSQPPPPNLLHPASLHNPPTHPASTHPPSQPASSTNPPSQPPPPTQPASLHHPPTQPPPSLHHPPSLLHPVSLHHPASLLHPPTQPASLHPSIQPPPPTQPPPPTDPASLHHPPSQPPPPTHPASLQHPTSSTQPASNTHPPSQPPPPNLLHPASLHNPPTQPPPTHPASQPPPPTHPDSTKPPPPTQPPPTSQPSPPSQPPPPTHPASLLHTSFQPPPPTQPPPPTDPASLHHPSIQPPPPTQPPPPNHSPPSPLNPPSLLHRASLLHPPSLLHPASFLHTPSLLHPASFLHPASSTHPASSTQPPPPSQAPPSHSPSQPPPPSQPPPPSLHHPLKTDQGQFQGQFQGQWQGPCQGHGQFQGQFQGQWQGPCQGHGQFQGQFQGQFQGQFQGQWQGQGQCQGHGQFQSQIQGQFQGQ, encoded by the exons ATGAAGAACAGGGTGTCTGGAAACAGGTCTCAGCACTCCTACACCCACCCagcctccacccacccacccagcctccACCACCCACCTACCCAGcctccacccacccagcctcCACCCCCCACCCACTCAGCCAGCCTccaccacccacccagccagcctcctccacccacccagcctcCACAACCCACCCactcagccagcctcctccacccaccaagccagccagcctcctccacccacccagcctctaccacccacccaccaacccagCCAGCCTCTACCACCCAACCAGCCAacctcctccacccacccacccagcctccACCACCCACCCAGCAAGCCTCTTCCACCCacacagccagcctcctccacccacccacccacccagccagcctccaCCACCCAACCTCCACCACCCACCCAGCctccaccacccacccacccagccagcctccaCCACCCAACCTCCTCCACCCAGCCAGCCTCcacaacccacccacccacccagcctccacccacccacccagccagccagcctcctccaccaacccacccagccagcctcctccacccacccagccagccagcctccaccacccacccacccagcctccACCAAGCCTCCACCACCCACCCAGCCTcctccacccagtcagcctccaccacccagccagcctcctccacccacccacccagccagccagcctccacccatccatccagcctcctccacccacccagcctcCACCACCCACAGACCCAGCCAGCCTccaccacccacccagccagcctccaccacccacccacccagccagcctccaACACCCAACCTCCTCCACCCAGCCAGCCTccaacacccacccacccagccagcctccaCCACCCAACCTCCTCCACCCAGCCAGCCTCCacaacccacccacccagcctccacccacccacccagccagccagcctccaccacccacccacccagactCCACCAAGCCTCCACCACCCACCCAGCCTCCTCCAACCAGCCAGCCTTCAccacccagccagcctcctccacccacccacccagccagcctcctccacacATCCTTCCAGcctcctccacccacccagcctcCACCACCCACAGACCCAGCCAGCCTCCACCACCCATCCATCCAGcctcctccacccacccagcctcCTCCACCCAACCATTCTCCACCCAGCCCCCTCAACCCACCAAGCCTCCTCCACCGAGCCAGcctcctccacccacccagcctcCTCCACCCAGCCAGCTTCCTCCACACACCCAGCCTCCTCCACCCAGCCAGCTTCCTCCACCCAGCCTCCTCCACCCATCCAGCCTCCTCCACCCAGCCTCCACCACCCAGCCAGGCTCCACCCAGCCATTcacccagccagcctcctccacccagccagcctcctccacccAGCCTCCACCACCCA TTGAAGACTGACCAGGgccagttccagggtcagttccagggtcagtggcaGGGTCCTTGCCAGGGTCacggtcagttccagggtcagttccagggtcagtggcaGGGTCCTTGCCAGGGTCacggtcagttccagggtcagttccagggtcagttccagggtcagttccagggtcagtggcagggtcagggtcagtgcCAGGGTCACGGTCAGTTCCAGAGTCAGATCCAGGGCCAGTTTCAGGGTCAGTGA